GTTAAAGTAAGAATTGCTCTTCCATCATCTACTTGCAACATGCATAGACTACATAACGGGCCATTCGGCAAACTATGGCCATATGACAATCCGTGGCATTCAATGTTGCGCACACATTGATATTCACTGGGACAGTTGATTAAATCAATTTAATCCCATACATGTTTAATTAGTTGTTCTAAATTGAATTTAAGAATTAGATTTGGCTCATTGCCTAAGAATTAGATTTGGCTCATTGCCTTTTaattttgcacaaaaaaaaaaatgtataggcCCAATGCATACGGCCAAAAAACAATCGTCATTCTGGTCATAAGGTAACCTAGGCCTAAAGGCCAATACATCATGTTTTTGAATAGTGCAAATGAAGTTACTATATGTTTTATTTAGACAGGCGAAGCCGTTTTTTTCTATAGGCCTAGTTATGCAACATTCAACCTTGGCCCCGGTGGAGGTTAAATCGCGCGGTGATGACCGATCCACAGGGAAGACAAACATCAAACGAGCATTTGAACGCCTGTGCGGGTGCATGGTATTTCATGTCACATGAGCAGTGTGCAGGCGCACCAATTGAAGCTTCACTTATGACCTTGACCGGTAAAGTAGCCTACACGTGCGAAAAAAAGTGCCTCCACAATTTGTGAAATCCCCTCAGTCACTCAAAAATAAAGATGAAGGAAAATACCAAATGTATGTTTTATTAGGCAAAAAAATGAGTCTGGTGACAGGGTATGAGGCATTATGACAACTCAACAGATGGTCAATTAAAGTAAGGCAAAAATAAACGACAGCACTTAAACTCGATGTAAATATTATTCCTATCCTACAATCTAGCCTGTGGAATGTATAGTAAAAGAAATATCCTGAGGTGACAGACTGACCTGTGTGATCGATCATATGGCTTGGAGAAGGATGGATGGTGCTCCTGGTCAGAGCTGATGCTTAACACTCACCAGAATAGCGTTCTCAAATGACAACATTTAATGTACTGCAATAGTGTTTTGATTTAACTTAGTGTTGTATGGTTGTTCTACGtttagattatatatatatatatatataaattcacAAAGCATGATACATATGTGCTTCTAAATACTTGAATAGCTTTCTAGTGTTTGCTATAAATCTACTTATAGCATGGACATTGCTTGCTTCAGATCCATGTAGCAAAAATAACACTCGGGAAATCTAAAGAAATTTACAACGGCTAAGAAATTCGCTAGTTGTGTTTACAAGGCGGTCAAGAAAATCGGCAGGTGTCTTAATGAGGTTCGGGATACAGTTCAGAAACGCACCCACCAGGCAACGCAGGCATCCACTACCTCTCCCCAGCACTGCCACGCACCGTGAGCCAgttccagccatccagccagcacTGGCAGATAGACATTGCCGAGCGAGGAGATTTGGGCTGACACCGCGGTCAGGCTGTCCGGCTGCAGCAGGACCAGGGCGCATAAAAGGCACACAAAAAACACGACCACTCTCCCCAGCGCGCTGCCGCCGGAATGCGGGGTCGTTGAGCTATACACGCCACTCTCGTGCGGAACGGAGAGCTTGTCCACATCTTTGAGCTTCATCGAGTCCCAATTTTTGACGTCAAAATTCCTGACCAAGGGACCGACGTCCATGTCTGTCCGGGAGGGCAGCGGAGTTTCCCGGACAACGCGCAACTTCTCCCTGAACTCCTGCATCTGCTCGAGAAAGCAAAGGGGGTCGGTCACATTCCTGAAGGACTCGGCGATGCTGAGAGCGCGCTTCTGCTCCTCCAACGCATCGCTCAATTTATTGATCTCTGGGTCGTAGGCTTGCATCACCACCAACTTCAGCGTCTCAAAATCAGAGAGGATCTCGTTCTTTTTGTGGTCCAGGGCGTTGATCAGTTTGACAAAATATTCGGTTACTTTCTCTGCGTCCCTGGAAACTAACTGGAGCGCCTTTTTCTTACTGGCTTCCAGTGTCTCCAGGCAGGATAGAATATCCGTGCTGTGCCAACTCTCCACTCCCTGGGACAGCTCCTCAAATGCGGATTTCTCCTGCTCGTACGCGTCTTCCAGGGCACAGAATGTATGTCCTTTATGGTCGTCAGTTGTTGCACAAAATCCACAAATAAGTTTCAAGTCTGTGGCACAGAATATATTAAGCGGTTGACCACTGTGGTGTTTGCACAGGGCCATCCTGGGCAACACTCTGATTTTGTTGTATTTCTCAACGATTCCACGTAACGAGTAGTTGATCTGGAGGCTGTTTATGCCGTTTTGAGGAGTCTCCTTGCGGCAACTGGGGCATTTGAACGGGGGTCTCCAAACAGGTCCTCGGTTGTTCCCCTCCAGAATCCCCTCCAAGCACTTCTTGCAGAAGCTGTGTGAGCACGGCAAAACTCGGGGGTCCTCAAAGAGACAGCAGCAAATTGGGCAAGTCAGGTCCTCCTCTAGAAGCTCCATGGTGTTCTGAAATAAAATACAACCAGGATTGAGTGGCGAACAAATCGAAAATAATAGATCAATACACTATCCGTCAGTTAAACATACCCGTTTGTTTAGCTACATCACCCAACAGCGCAATAATTCACAGGTAGTGATGGTGGAAATGCACATCACTAGAATTACGCATGACAACACTTTGGATAAAACGCACAGACTATCCACTCCAGCGACTGGTGTTAAAATTCAGCCACCCTCAAAAAGGAAAATGAGGTGTCGATGTACCCGAGTAAAATATGAAAATAGAAAGCGCAGTGGAACATCATGCCTAGATGCATAGACTATTTGGCTACAGTGAAAAACCTATCGCAACGGTCCCTATTTTTTTTTCCTATGTTCAACGACCTAGTTTACTGTTCACACTAGATGGGTTTTTTTTTGAGACGGGATATCACGCAATCACGACACAGCCGTTTCATCCAACTGGTCTATATATAGATGAGATGGTAACGACTAAGTTCCCACTCACTTTAGATTTGACTTCTGCTTTAATGTTAATAGCCTGCTGAAACGTATCCTTAGCAATATAAGCTATGCTGCATAAACACAAACTTCCACCAACGATTACCACTCAGTATAAACAAGTTTCAGTCTATAAATTAGATCACACACGAGTATGTCCAATTGGCACGGTATTGAGGATGGTTATGACAGCTTTTGCAAGCGTATAGCAACATGCAactggacaaaaaaaaacacttacCAGCTGCTGAGACGCACAGTGCAACGCAATCATGGCGCTTGTTGCTGTGCAGACTTCGCCCTTTCCGGGAGAAAAAATTAACCATTTCATGACCACAGCACTACACTAGCGAACCTTCCAGCTCCAAATAGCGCGCACTATAGTACGCGCCTGATACAGTGGCGCGCAGAAAGTAAAAAAACATCTCAGTGATATTAATGGCAGCGTTTTTTTaagtacatatttttttctttTAAAGAACAAGATGCGTTTTATTTTTCAGTAGGAAAAATATAGAGGATCCCTGCAAATTGGAGAGTGGAGGCGGGCTGTTGCTATGCAAAACATTTTTACATCGTGAAAGATTGTCAACTACTAGGTTCTTAGTCACCCGGCTTTTGATCACTGCCTCCATCGCACCATTTGTATACGTCATTATGAACTTGAAGTAACGTTAATCGATTCTTATGTGTGAAGTTTGAACGTCAGGCAATAGTGCATGTCAATTTGCATTGTAATTTTCATCCCCACTGATACCCAGTGCATGGATACAAAGTAGCCTATTGGAAGTGTTCTCAAAAGACTTGGTGATAGGCTACTGAACTGGCTCCTTTTTTAACTGACGACATGTAGGCCTACCCAGCAACAATATTGGTGCTCATTACAGACATTTGCCGCGTTATTTGATCCCAGATGGAATTCCCACTCTACACACATTTGATCATGCCATGTGTCCCAAGCTTGACACATTGATAACCAATAGCTACTAAGTCacgtgtaaaaaaatattttgacctTGATTTTCTTCCCTTGTTTCCATGCCATCAGTAGCCGCTGCTTTATAAGCAATGTGATTGGGCGCATTGGAAAGGAGCGCATATATGGCTCATGACACTGTGGTATGACTGCCACCAGGTGCCGCTGGTTCATTATGATGGTAGTTTTCTCGTGAGCTTCTTCAGCTCTTGTTGACTTCTTCGGCGTGACCATTTCCGGATAATATTTTAGCCCAAGAATGGCTGCACTGTTTACGTGTTGTCTGGGATGCTGCGGAGATGGGGGAACGGGGCATATTCCCCTCAAAGAAATGCCTAACGTCCAGTTAGATACGCATCATATGGGTGAGAGGAAATATTTCTGACGGTTCGTTGTTTTAAGCTGTAAATCTTCGAGAGAATGCCAATGGGGTTAACCTAGCTACTGTTCAGCTGGCTGTTTTTGACAAC
The genomic region above belongs to Oncorhynchus mykiss isolate Arlee chromosome 3, USDA_OmykA_1.1, whole genome shotgun sequence and contains:
- the trim13 gene encoding tripartite motif-containing 13 isoform X2, producing the protein MELLEEDLTCPICCCLFEDPRVLPCSHSFCKKCLEGILEGNNRGPVWRPPFKCPSCRKETPQNGINSLQINYSLRGIVEKYNKIRVLPRMALCKHHSGQPLNIFCATDLKLICGFCATTDDHKGHTFCALEDAYEQEKSAFEELSQGVESWHSTDILSCLETLEASKKKALQLVSRDAEKVTEYFVKLINALDHKKNEILSDFETLKLVVMQAYDPEINKLSDALEEQKRALSIAESFRNVTDPLCFLEQMQEFREKLRVVRETPLPSRTDMDVGPLVRNFDVKNWDSMKLKDVDKLSVPHESGVYSSTTPHSGGSALGRVVVFFVCLLCALVLLQPDSLTAVSAQISSLGNVYLPVLAGWLELAHGAWQCWGEVVDACVAWWVRF
- the trim13 gene encoding tripartite motif-containing 13 isoform X1, with the protein product MKWLIFSPGKGEVCTATSAMIALHCASQQLNTMELLEEDLTCPICCCLFEDPRVLPCSHSFCKKCLEGILEGNNRGPVWRPPFKCPSCRKETPQNGINSLQINYSLRGIVEKYNKIRVLPRMALCKHHSGQPLNIFCATDLKLICGFCATTDDHKGHTFCALEDAYEQEKSAFEELSQGVESWHSTDILSCLETLEASKKKALQLVSRDAEKVTEYFVKLINALDHKKNEILSDFETLKLVVMQAYDPEINKLSDALEEQKRALSIAESFRNVTDPLCFLEQMQEFREKLRVVRETPLPSRTDMDVGPLVRNFDVKNWDSMKLKDVDKLSVPHESGVYSSTTPHSGGSALGRVVVFFVCLLCALVLLQPDSLTAVSAQISSLGNVYLPVLAGWLELAHGAWQCWGEVVDACVAWWVRF